Proteins from one Gimesia maris genomic window:
- a CDS encoding thioredoxin domain-containing protein: protein MRFTNENVKHQFVSIVTVAFTLFTISISSSFAGEWLHDFQAAQKLAQDKDVPLLVHFHASWCAPCKQMEQTVLSTQTLKNILGKRIIGVKIDSDQYPQLVDRFNVKSLPSDILLTPTGTIITRAGGMQQKHTYLSFLGRGASRYENDRRVYLARKSKQELMARKQQESESVEEESIEIEVQEEVEEKTYVATDPARIGLEGYSPIALTRDRKWTKGKEEFSWPYQGITYLLSSRTELEIFKIDPGRYAPQLLGCDPVILNKQDRAIPGDTKYGAYYDHNLYLFVDVESREEFKKNPDRFSRTMHVLKIEEVEGSVVR, encoded by the coding sequence ATGCGATTCACCAACGAAAACGTGAAACACCAATTTGTATCAATCGTAACAGTTGCGTTCACTCTGTTTACGATATCGATCAGCTCTTCGTTCGCCGGTGAATGGCTGCATGACTTTCAGGCTGCGCAAAAACTCGCACAAGATAAAGATGTTCCGCTGCTCGTACATTTCCATGCATCCTGGTGTGCCCCCTGTAAACAGATGGAACAGACGGTTCTAAGTACGCAGACCCTTAAGAACATTCTCGGTAAACGCATTATCGGTGTCAAAATCGACAGTGATCAGTATCCGCAACTGGTCGATCGTTTCAACGTAAAATCGCTTCCCAGTGATATCCTGCTGACTCCCACTGGAACCATCATCACACGTGCAGGCGGAATGCAGCAGAAACACACCTACTTAAGTTTCCTCGGGCGCGGTGCTTCCCGGTATGAAAACGACCGCAGAGTCTACCTGGCTCGAAAAAGTAAACAGGAACTGATGGCGCGAAAGCAGCAGGAAAGTGAATCGGTTGAAGAAGAATCGATTGAGATAGAAGTGCAGGAGGAAGTCGAAGAAAAAACTTACGTCGCAACAGATCCTGCCAGAATCGGCCTGGAAGGCTACAGTCCCATCGCTTTGACCCGGGACCGCAAATGGACGAAAGGCAAAGAAGAATTCAGCTGGCCGTACCAGGGCATTACCTATCTGCTCTCCAGCCGTACCGAACTTGAAATCTTCAAGATTGACCCAGGACGTTATGCCCCGCAATTACTGGGCTGCGACCCTGTGATTCTGAATAAGCAGGACCGCGCCATTCCCGGCGATACAAAATACGGGGCCTACTACGATCACAACCTGTATCTGTTTGTGGACGTGGAATCCCGTGAAGAATTCAAAAAGAATCCAGACCGCTTCAGTCGTACAATGCATGTCTTGAAAATCGAAGAGGTCGAAGGCAGCGTCGTCCGCTAA
- a CDS encoding anthranilate synthase component II, with amino-acid sequence MILIIDNYDSFVFNLARYFEELGQETQVIRNDQITLAQATELKPSALVLSPGPCTPEEAGLSQELVRHFTGQIPILGVCLGHQSIAASLGGKIIRAPQPVHGQTSLIYHHNSRLLSSLPDPFPATRYHSLIIDEATLPAELQITARTAEGIPMAIEHQSAPLFGVQFHPESILTKCGLELLEKFLTYIPDTTPQTQDTIH; translated from the coding sequence ATGATCCTGATTATTGATAACTATGACAGCTTCGTGTTTAACCTGGCACGCTATTTTGAAGAGCTCGGTCAGGAAACACAGGTCATCCGCAATGATCAGATCACCCTCGCACAGGCAACGGAACTGAAACCGTCTGCCCTGGTTCTCTCACCGGGCCCCTGTACTCCAGAAGAAGCAGGCCTCAGCCAGGAACTGGTCCGTCACTTTACCGGACAGATCCCGATCCTTGGCGTCTGCCTCGGGCATCAATCGATCGCCGCCAGTCTGGGGGGAAAAATTATCAGAGCACCACAACCCGTACACGGCCAGACGTCTCTGATCTATCATCATAATTCACGCCTGTTATCCAGTCTGCCTGACCCGTTCCCGGCCACGCGCTATCACTCGCTGATCATCGATGAAGCAACCCTGCCAGCCGAACTGCAGATTACGGCACGCACAGCAGAAGGCATACCGATGGCCATCGAACACCAGAGTGCTCCGTTATTCGGTGTACAGTTCCACCCGGAATCAATTCTCACCAAATGCGGACTGGAGTTGCTGGAAAAGTTTCTCACCTATATTCCGGACACGACACCTCAAACCCAGGACACAATCCACTGA
- the pabB gene encoding aminodeoxychorismate synthase component I — protein MSGKLSQDLSQEQGSPIADQLPLVEELIPCPDLEQLLLEFAGEDNLLVLDSARQSSSQGHFSYLMCNPLTRTQIQTAELGTDPFALMREVQARHHVESVPGLPPFQGGFAGLLSYELGRCWEDFPRAPQDEFQLPDFAVGFYDWVVAWDHHQHRAWLIVQGFDESLNSQSYERATQRCQSVKARIDSVLFDRSSRIDPLPQWNTEPPLPREAISSAFPLEGYPHIFSNFSKQQFQDHVARIIEYINAGDIFQANFSHRLLSQTTTHPAELYLNLRSKNPAPFAGYFGWEDWAVLSASPERFLNVSGNEVETRPIKGTRRRKYVPEADLLTRDELRESEKDQAENVMIVDLLRNDLSRVCLPGSIRVPHLCSVETYETVQHLVSEVRGQLKPDQTVWDLLAASFPGGSITGAPKVRSMEIIAELEPTVRGPYCGCLFYAGLNGEFDSNILIRTFTVRKGWIQFPVGGGIIAQSQPRLEYEETLHKAAGMIAALHN, from the coding sequence ATGTCTGGAAAATTATCTCAGGATCTGTCTCAAGAGCAGGGGAGCCCCATCGCGGACCAGCTCCCGCTTGTGGAAGAACTGATCCCCTGTCCGGACCTGGAACAACTGCTGCTCGAGTTCGCCGGCGAGGACAACCTGCTGGTTCTGGACAGTGCCCGCCAGTCCTCCTCGCAGGGCCACTTTTCGTACTTAATGTGCAATCCTCTCACGCGGACTCAAATTCAGACCGCTGAACTGGGAACAGATCCCTTTGCGCTGATGCGCGAAGTACAGGCACGTCATCACGTCGAATCGGTTCCGGGACTGCCCCCTTTTCAGGGTGGGTTCGCCGGGTTACTCTCCTACGAACTGGGGCGCTGCTGGGAGGATTTTCCCCGCGCACCACAAGATGAATTTCAGCTCCCCGATTTCGCCGTCGGCTTTTACGACTGGGTCGTCGCCTGGGATCATCACCAGCATCGCGCCTGGCTGATCGTCCAGGGATTTGACGAGAGTCTGAATTCACAGAGCTACGAACGAGCGACCCAACGCTGTCAGTCTGTCAAAGCACGCATTGATTCAGTCCTCTTTGATCGTAGCAGCAGGATCGATCCGCTGCCGCAGTGGAATACGGAGCCTCCACTGCCTCGGGAAGCGATTTCTTCTGCATTTCCGCTGGAAGGTTATCCTCATATCTTCAGCAATTTCAGTAAACAGCAGTTTCAGGATCATGTCGCACGTATAATCGAATACATTAACGCAGGTGATATTTTTCAGGCCAACTTTTCGCATCGACTTCTCAGTCAAACTACCACTCATCCTGCAGAACTGTATTTGAATTTACGTTCGAAGAATCCCGCTCCTTTTGCCGGTTATTTTGGCTGGGAGGACTGGGCAGTCCTCAGCGCTTCCCCTGAACGTTTTCTGAATGTCTCTGGGAACGAAGTGGAAACGCGCCCCATCAAGGGGACCCGACGCCGAAAGTATGTTCCCGAAGCCGACCTGCTCACGCGTGATGAACTGCGGGAAAGCGAAAAGGACCAGGCCGAAAATGTGATGATCGTCGATCTGCTCCGCAATGACCTGTCGCGCGTCTGCCTGCCCGGGAGCATCCGAGTGCCCCACCTCTGCTCAGTGGAAACATACGAAACAGTACAACACCTGGTATCAGAAGTTCGTGGACAACTCAAACCCGATCAAACAGTCTGGGATCTGCTCGCTGCCTCTTTTCCCGGTGGTTCCATTACGGGGGCTCCCAAGGTGCGTTCAATGGAAATCATCGCCGAACTCGAGCCCACGGTCCGAGGCCCATATTGTGGCTGTCTGTTTTATGCTGGCCTCAATGGAGAATTCGACAGCAACATTCTGATTCGGACCTTCACCGTGCGGAAGGGCTGGATTCAGTTCCCGGTGGGAGGCGGTATTATCGCTCAAAGTCAGCCTCGACTGGAATACGAAGAAACCCTGCATAAGGCGGCGGGGATGATTGCCGCACTTCACAATTAA
- a CDS encoding DUF6513 domain-containing protein, producing the protein MKQERILFVTGRLAEFSLRGVLDKLAPRVGFEFEVVVLNVQVAALMHVPLIQRRLTIPAGIDWVMLPGLCKGDLQTLTDHFGVPFKRGPKDHFDLPEYFGQADRPPKDLSRFDIEILAEINHAPFLTDEEILRQADHYRDNGADLIDVGCVPGESWARTGEIVKKLVAAGHRISIDSFERTEVEAAVANGAELILSCNHTNLDWVSRLGVEVVAIPDVPSDFESLHTIVDQLTKQNTPFRIDPILEPIGYGFAASLERFYRARKEFPDVKIMMGIGNLTELTEVDTAGMNVLLAAFCQELKIHSVLATEVINWARSAIAEFDHARRLVKYAIDNQTLPKHVDYQLVMLRDPKLKELGSEALENLAAQIRDPNYRIFAEENALHIMNRDGYWKGTDPFELFDQFQAAHPKDLDASHAFYLGYEMCKAMTALTLGKQYQQDQPLNWGFLTQAELSALDRRREQGEDTQCGPR; encoded by the coding sequence ATGAAACAGGAACGCATCCTGTTCGTAACCGGCAGGCTGGCTGAATTTTCATTACGTGGCGTCTTAGACAAACTGGCCCCTCGGGTCGGCTTTGAGTTTGAGGTCGTCGTTTTGAATGTCCAGGTCGCCGCCCTGATGCATGTCCCACTGATCCAGCGCAGGCTTACCATTCCTGCAGGGATCGACTGGGTCATGTTGCCCGGACTCTGCAAAGGAGATCTGCAGACGCTCACCGATCATTTCGGCGTTCCCTTCAAACGAGGTCCCAAAGATCATTTTGACCTGCCCGAATATTTCGGACAGGCAGATCGTCCCCCTAAAGATCTCTCCCGGTTTGACATCGAAATTCTGGCAGAAATCAATCATGCTCCTTTTCTGACCGACGAAGAAATACTGCGCCAGGCAGACCATTATCGCGATAATGGTGCAGACCTGATCGACGTCGGCTGTGTTCCCGGAGAAAGCTGGGCTCGCACGGGAGAAATTGTCAAGAAACTGGTCGCGGCAGGCCATCGGATTTCGATCGACAGTTTTGAACGCACCGAAGTAGAAGCAGCGGTCGCAAACGGAGCAGAACTCATTCTGAGCTGTAACCACACCAACCTGGACTGGGTTTCCAGACTGGGCGTCGAAGTCGTCGCCATCCCCGATGTCCCCAGCGATTTTGAGTCGCTGCACACGATCGTGGATCAACTCACAAAACAGAACACGCCCTTTCGCATCGACCCGATCCTCGAACCGATCGGTTATGGCTTTGCAGCATCTCTGGAACGCTTCTATCGAGCCCGCAAAGAATTTCCGGATGTGAAAATCATGATGGGTATCGGCAATCTGACCGAACTGACAGAAGTGGATACTGCCGGCATGAACGTGCTGCTGGCTGCGTTTTGCCAGGAATTGAAAATTCATAGCGTTCTCGCAACCGAAGTCATTAACTGGGCCCGCAGTGCGATCGCCGAATTCGATCACGCCCGGCGTCTGGTCAAGTATGCCATCGATAATCAGACACTCCCGAAGCACGTCGATTACCAACTGGTCATGCTGCGCGATCCGAAGCTCAAAGAACTCGGCTCAGAAGCATTGGAGAACCTGGCAGCTCAGATCCGGGACCCGAACTATCGGATTTTTGCAGAAGAAAATGCTTTACACATCATGAACCGGGATGGCTACTGGAAAGGCACCGATCCGTTTGAACTCTTTGATCAGTTCCAGGCAGCCCATCCGAAAGATCTGGATGCATCGCATGCCTTTTATCTGGGCTACGAAATGTGTAAAGCAATGACGGCATTAACCTTGGGAAAACAATATCAGCAGGATCAGCCCTTAAACTGGGGCTTCTTAACGCAGGCGGAACTCAGCGCACTGGACCGCCGCCGCGAGCAGGGTGAAGACACGCAATGTGGACCTCGCTGA
- a CDS encoding 4a-hydroxytetrahydrobiopterin dehydratase — protein MSEDQALTEAEIQEFLNTYSNWELRDGWIRRKYGTPGWAHTLMLVNTIGYLAEAGNHHPDLSVGYAAVTVKLQTHKVHAITGKDISLAKKIEETVLWQPEADSALDGYPKKWVH, from the coding sequence ATGAGTGAAGATCAAGCTCTCACTGAGGCCGAAATCCAGGAATTCCTGAACACTTACTCCAACTGGGAACTCCGCGATGGCTGGATTCGCAGAAAATATGGCACTCCCGGCTGGGCGCATACTTTGATGCTGGTCAACACAATCGGATATCTGGCAGAAGCAGGAAATCATCATCCAGACCTGAGTGTTGGCTATGCAGCGGTCACAGTGAAACTGCAGACACACAAAGTGCACGCCATCACAGGGAAAGACATCAGCCTCGCGAAAAAAATTGAAGAAACGGTACTCTGGCAACCGGAAGCAGATTCCGCGCTGGACGGATATCCTAAAAAATGGGTCCACTGA